The following is a genomic window from Amycolatopsis australiensis.
CGCGGTCACCGGGGGCGGGCACGCCGATGCGGTGCACGTGGTGGTCGAGGTCGAAGTCCTCGTCCTCGACCCAGACCGGGTGCCCGATGTTCCAGAGCGGATTGTGCAGTTTGCGGCGGAACGCCGGGATCACCCGGACGCGTTCGTCGAGCTTTTCCTTGAGCTGGGCGAAGGTGTAGCCGCCGGGGACGGTGGAACCGTCGAGGGTGAGCAGCCCGCAGACGTGCAGGACCTGGGACGACGTCTCGAGGTACAGGAAGCTCGCGTCGAGGCCGCTCAATCTCTGCATGGCGCCAGGGTAAGCCACTTCCGGCACGCGGCGCGTCACCCTACTCGCCGGTATCATCACGCTGGTGCAGCCGAACTTCCTGATCCGCCGCGCGGTCCAGCTGGGCCTGACGGCGAACGCGCTCCGTCCGCTGCGGGCCCGGTCCACGACGATCCCGGCGTTCTTCGCCGGGTGGCTGACGGCGGAGCTGGCGCCGCAGTTCCTGGCGCTGACGCTGGCCGACGCGGCGGTGCACGTGGCCCGGCACGGTGCCGCCGACCGGTCGACGAAGGCGGGTCTCGCCATGGCGGCCGCGTCCACCGCCGGGCTGGCGTCGCTGATCCGGACGGGGCACGGCGCCCGCGAGGAGATCGAGAAGGCGCTGACGTCGGCGCTGGGCGAGGACTACGCGGCGGAGCTGGGCCGTTCGGACCTGGGTCTGCCGTGGGGCGAGCTGGTGCTGCCGTTCCGCATGGGAGCGCCGGACGTGCGGGTGGACCGCAACATCGCGTACGCCCCGGGCGGCAAGCGGTTCCTGCTGGACGTGTACCGGCCGGCTACGCCGGTGTCGGGAGCGCCGGTGCTGCTGCAGGTCCACGGCGGAGCGTGGGTGATCGGCAACAAGGAGGAGCAGGGCAGGCCCCTGATGCGCTACCTGGCCCGCCGAGGCTGGGTGTGCGTGGCGATCAACTACCCGCTGTCACCGGCCCACCGCTGGCCGGCGCACATCGTGGCGGCGAAGAAGGCACTGGCCTGGATCCGCGCGGAGATCACGTCGTACGGCGGAGACCCCAGGTTCGTGGCGGTGACGGGCGGCTCGGCGGGCGGCCACCTGTCGGCGTTGCTGGCGCTGTCCCAGAACGACCCGGCACTGCAGCCGGATTTCGAAGACGCGGACACGAGCATCCAGGCATGCGTCCCGCACTACGGGGTGTACGACTTCGCGGCGACGTCAGGCGCACCGGCGAGCAAGTACCGCCTGGAGAGCCTGATCGCGCGCCGGGTGTTCGCCCCCGACCGCGACCCGGTGAACCACCTGGACGACTACATAGCGGCATCCCCGCTGGACCGGATTTCGTCGGAGGCACCGCCGTTCTTCGTGATCCACGGCCGTGACGATTCGCTGGTCCCGGTTCGTGAAGCGAGGGAGTTCGTCCGGCGCCTGCGGGAGAAGTCCCGCAATCCGGTGGCGTATGCGGAGCTGACGGGGGCACAGCACGCGTTCGACGTGTTCACGTCGGTCCGGAGCGCGCACGTGGTCCGCGGCGTGGCACGGTTC
Proteins encoded in this region:
- a CDS encoding alpha/beta hydrolase; translated protein: MQPNFLIRRAVQLGLTANALRPLRARSTTIPAFFAGWLTAELAPQFLALTLADAAVHVARHGAADRSTKAGLAMAAASTAGLASLIRTGHGAREEIEKALTSALGEDYAAELGRSDLGLPWGELVLPFRMGAPDVRVDRNIAYAPGGKRFLLDVYRPATPVSGAPVLLQVHGGAWVIGNKEEQGRPLMRYLARRGWVCVAINYPLSPAHRWPAHIVAAKKALAWIRAEITSYGGDPRFVAVTGGSAGGHLSALLALSQNDPALQPDFEDADTSIQACVPHYGVYDFAATSGAPASKYRLESLIARRVFAPDRDPVNHLDDYIAASPLDRISSEAPPFFVIHGRDDSLVPVREAREFVRRLREKSRNPVAYAELTGAQHAFDVFTSVRSAHVVRGVARFLDFTYNAWKAENG